From the Paludisphaera mucosa genome, one window contains:
- a CDS encoding sugar phosphate isomerase/epimerase family protein, protein MAERVLGTMIVYGFPRAPLDAELDLADWIGAEVLEILPLWRDEPDPLPLRRRVADRGLAIHSAHGCWGGESIRAPRVDLGSTDPASHEASVDDLRRCVDWLEAAGGRTLVVHPGGLSDPDDREARRDALARGLLTLADHAEGAGIVVAVENMPPGVHPGSRMGDLADLIRELDRPELRLTLDVAHAHISAEAAAETLAAGGLLATTHVHDNDGRHDHHLPPGHGTIDWPSWIAALDAIDYRGPIVLECIRRIRDDRSLYRPEVLAPFVRPRPR, encoded by the coding sequence GTGGCCGAGCGCGTGCTGGGGACGATGATCGTCTACGGCTTCCCGAGGGCCCCCCTCGACGCCGAGCTGGACCTTGCCGATTGGATCGGCGCGGAGGTCCTGGAGATCCTCCCGCTCTGGCGGGACGAGCCCGATCCCCTGCCCTTGCGACGCCGGGTCGCCGACCGCGGCCTGGCGATCCACAGCGCCCACGGCTGCTGGGGCGGCGAATCCATCCGGGCCCCCCGCGTCGACCTGGGCTCGACCGATCCCGCGTCGCACGAGGCCTCGGTCGACGACCTCCGGCGCTGCGTCGACTGGCTGGAGGCGGCCGGCGGCCGGACGCTCGTGGTCCACCCCGGCGGCCTCTCCGACCCCGACGACCGCGAGGCCCGCCGCGACGCCCTGGCCCGCGGCCTGCTCACGCTCGCCGACCACGCCGAAGGCGCGGGGATCGTCGTCGCGGTCGAGAACATGCCGCCGGGCGTCCACCCCGGCAGCCGCATGGGCGACCTCGCCGACCTGATCCGCGAGCTGGACCGGCCCGAGCTTCGGCTGACGCTCGACGTCGCCCACGCCCACATCTCGGCCGAGGCCGCGGCCGAGACGCTCGCCGCCGGCGGCCTGCTGGCGACCACCCACGTCCACGACAACGACGGCCGCCACGACCACCACCTGCCCCCGGGCCACGGGACCATCGACTGGCCTTCGTGGATCGCCGCGCTCGACGCGATCGACTACCGCGGGCCGATCGTCCTCGAATGCATCAGGCGGATCCGCGACGACCGCTCGCTCTACCGGCCTGAGGTCCTCGCCCCGTTCGTCCGCCCGCGACCCCGGTAA
- a CDS encoding 3-hydroxyacyl-ACP dehydratase FabZ family protein translates to MPPAPLVDPATIDTSKVLLDLDQIRHVNPQRFEMEQLTAIVSIDPAHKLIVGYKDVHSDEFWVRGHMPGYPLLPGILMCEAAAQLASCYCVQTELIQEGFVGFGGMEDVRFRGQVRPGDRLLLIGKATRLHRRQTIFDVQGFVDGNMVFHGRMIGVNLSQLEPTS, encoded by the coding sequence ATGCCTCCCGCGCCCCTGGTCGACCCTGCCACGATCGACACCTCGAAAGTGCTCCTCGACCTGGATCAGATCCGCCACGTGAATCCCCAGCGTTTCGAGATGGAGCAGCTCACGGCGATCGTGTCCATCGACCCCGCGCATAAGCTGATCGTCGGTTATAAAGACGTGCATTCCGACGAGTTCTGGGTCCGCGGCCACATGCCCGGCTACCCCCTGCTGCCCGGCATTTTGATGTGCGAGGCCGCCGCCCAACTGGCGAGCTGTTACTGCGTGCAGACCGAACTCATCCAGGAAGGCTTCGTCGGCTTCGGCGGGATGGAGGACGTCCGTTTCCGCGGCCAGGTGCGGCCCGGCGACCGCCTGCTCCTGATCGGCAAGGCGACCCGGCTGCATCGACGTCAGACCATCTTCGACGTCCAGGGCTTCGTCGACGGCAACATGGTCTTCCACGGCCGGATGATCGGCGTCAACCTCTCGCAGCTCGAACCGACCAGCTGA
- the trmB gene encoding tRNA (guanosine(46)-N7)-methyltransferase TrmB: MTRPRADLDVSSVLLDPAARPGDDPLRWAELFGDDRPVVVEIGSGKGLFLANAAAKRPGLGFFGIEIARKYARLAAERAVKAGLTNVRLWPGDAGHLMARRVVAASLREVHVYFPDPWWKKRHKKRRVFNETLVGSIARALEPEGELHVATDVEEYHGVIRELMAVDIRFVEIDVPPLGEPESDHDYLTNFERKYRIEGRPVHRSSYRRVAETLIA; encoded by the coding sequence ATGACACGCCCTCGCGCCGATCTCGACGTCTCCTCCGTCCTGCTGGATCCGGCGGCCCGCCCCGGCGACGATCCCCTGCGATGGGCCGAACTGTTCGGCGACGACCGTCCGGTCGTGGTCGAGATCGGCTCGGGGAAGGGCCTCTTCCTGGCCAACGCCGCGGCGAAGCGGCCGGGCTTGGGCTTCTTCGGGATCGAGATCGCCCGGAAATACGCCCGATTGGCCGCCGAGCGGGCCGTGAAGGCCGGCCTGACGAACGTCCGGCTCTGGCCCGGCGACGCCGGCCACCTGATGGCGCGCCGGGTCGTCGCGGCGAGCCTCCGCGAGGTCCACGTCTACTTCCCCGACCCCTGGTGGAAGAAACGGCACAAGAAGCGCCGGGTGTTCAACGAGACGCTCGTCGGCTCGATCGCCCGGGCCCTGGAGCCGGAAGGCGAGCTGCACGTCGCGACCGACGTCGAGGAATACCACGGCGTGATCCGCGAGCTGATGGCCGTCGACATCCGGTTCGTCGAGATCGACGTCCCCCCGCTCGGAGAACCCGAGAGCGACCACGACTACCTGACGAACTTCGAGCGCAAGTACCGCATCGAGGGCCGGCCGGTCCATCGTTCGAGCTATCGTCGGGTGGCCGAGACCCTCATCGCGTGA
- a CDS encoding amidophosphoribosyltransferase, with translation MGELHHECGVAAVFHAPGAAVSPMCPIPGDVNSVARLVPRMLLDMQNRGQLAAGMASYRPDRNALIKVHKELGTVAEAFRLNHKSEFEAILSGVDGPVAIGHVRYATCGGDDRYNAQPFERDHGRRTKWFAFAFNGQLANYKTLKEELLSKGDYHLKRDTDTEIIMHALAYELQNEDVDPDWVGIFRRLSEWFDGAYNIVLITAHGELVVARDPLGFRPLCIAESGPLFAVASESVPLANLGFQKIHSLEPGTIAVANAEGVRIERYAPSPKQSHCFFEWIYFANVASTLDDRSVYLSRAGLGKELARLETVPRDEGTIVVPVPDTAKAAADAMAFALGVPSVEGLMRNRYVGRTFIEGTADRAAKARLKYTPLPEVMAGKRVLLVEDSIVRSTTMRALVREIRDRGRAREIHLRVACPPIIAPCYYGIDMSTRDELFATRFAEYDGDRLIVTEEAQDLMAKELGADSLRYLPVDSIARSISLGPDRLCRACITGDYPTEAGRDLYQIECHPDTAAASARKRAYETAVATS, from the coding sequence ATGGGCGAGCTTCACCATGAGTGCGGCGTTGCGGCGGTGTTTCATGCTCCCGGGGCGGCCGTCTCGCCGATGTGCCCGATCCCCGGAGACGTCAACAGCGTAGCCCGGCTCGTGCCGAGGATGCTCCTGGACATGCAGAATCGGGGCCAGCTCGCCGCCGGCATGGCCAGCTACCGCCCCGACCGCAACGCCCTGATCAAGGTCCACAAGGAGCTGGGGACCGTGGCCGAGGCCTTCCGCCTCAACCACAAGTCCGAGTTCGAAGCCATCCTGTCCGGAGTCGACGGCCCGGTCGCCATCGGCCACGTCCGCTACGCCACCTGCGGCGGCGACGACCGTTACAACGCCCAGCCGTTCGAGCGCGACCACGGCCGCCGGACGAAGTGGTTCGCCTTCGCCTTCAACGGCCAGCTGGCGAACTACAAGACGCTCAAGGAGGAGCTGCTCTCGAAGGGGGACTACCACCTCAAGCGGGACACCGACACCGAGATCATCATGCACGCCCTGGCCTACGAGCTGCAGAACGAGGACGTCGACCCCGACTGGGTCGGCATCTTCCGCCGGCTCTCGGAGTGGTTCGACGGGGCGTACAACATCGTGCTGATCACGGCCCACGGCGAGTTGGTCGTCGCCCGCGACCCGCTCGGCTTCCGGCCCCTCTGCATCGCCGAGAGCGGCCCGCTGTTCGCCGTCGCCAGCGAGAGCGTCCCGCTCGCCAACCTGGGCTTCCAGAAGATCCACTCGCTGGAGCCCGGCACGATCGCCGTCGCCAACGCCGAGGGCGTCCGGATCGAGCGCTACGCCCCGTCGCCCAAGCAGTCGCACTGCTTCTTCGAGTGGATCTACTTCGCCAACGTCGCCAGCACGCTCGACGATCGCTCGGTCTACCTCAGCCGCGCCGGGCTGGGCAAGGAGCTGGCCCGGCTGGAGACGGTCCCCCGCGACGAGGGGACGATCGTCGTCCCGGTCCCCGACACCGCCAAGGCCGCCGCGGACGCCATGGCCTTCGCCCTGGGCGTCCCCTCGGTCGAGGGCCTGATGCGCAACCGCTACGTCGGCCGGACCTTCATCGAGGGGACCGCCGACCGCGCCGCCAAGGCCCGGCTCAAGTACACCCCCCTGCCCGAGGTCATGGCCGGCAAGCGGGTGCTGCTCGTCGAGGACAGCATCGTCCGCTCGACCACGATGCGGGCCCTCGTCCGCGAGATCCGCGACCGCGGCCGCGCCCGCGAGATCCACCTCCGCGTGGCCTGCCCGCCGATCATCGCGCCGTGCTATTACGGCATCGACATGTCCACCCGCGACGAGCTGTTCGCCACCCGCTTCGCCGAGTACGACGGCGACCGCCTGATCGTCACCGAGGAGGCGCAGGACCTGATGGCCAAGGAGCTGGGCGCCGACAGCCTCCGCTACCTCCCCGTCGATTCCATCGCCCGCTCCATCAGCCTCGGCCCCGACCGCCTCTGCCGGGCCTGCATCACCGGCGACTACCCGACCGAGGCCGGCCGCGATCTCTACCAGATCGAGTGCCACCCCGACACCGCCGCCGCCAGCGCCCGCAAGCGGGCCTACGAGACGGCCGTCGCCACCTCCTGA
- the proB gene encoding glutamate 5-kinase gives MEIKTDAGRRARPWTTRIVADAGGPPPAASRDLVRDEVVLSAHTWVVKVGTSVLAGRDGRLDLDRIDHLAEQICKIVDTGRKVALVSSGAVGAGIGRLGLKGRPDNLRQLQAAAAVGQSYLMRCYDEGMRRRGRNAAQLLLTHEDFDGRARYLNMRNTLHALFEWDAVPIINENDTISVDEIKFGDNDRLAAMVANLIQAPLLVILSVVDGLYLTDPAQPGPAEVVSCVPQIDDEVMGLACGGRSALGTGGMQSKLTSARLVTQAGGSVVIASGTRPEPLTRILAGEEVGTLFLAHGNSHSARKRWIGLAARPKGRLVVDAGARKALETGMKSLLAIGIVDVVGDFEKGDVVAVVDPEGREFARGLSNYGAADARAVRGRHTLEARLLLGSSIYDEIVHRDNLLLIV, from the coding sequence TTGGAAATCAAGACCGACGCCGGGCGCCGCGCCCGGCCCTGGACCACGCGCATCGTCGCCGACGCCGGAGGGCCGCCGCCGGCCGCGTCGCGCGACCTGGTGCGCGACGAGGTGGTCCTCTCGGCGCACACGTGGGTCGTCAAGGTGGGCACGAGCGTCCTGGCCGGCCGCGACGGCCGGCTCGACCTGGACCGGATCGACCACCTCGCCGAGCAGATCTGCAAGATCGTCGACACCGGCCGCAAGGTCGCCCTGGTCAGTTCGGGCGCCGTCGGCGCCGGGATCGGCCGGCTCGGCCTCAAGGGGAGGCCCGACAACCTCCGCCAGCTCCAGGCCGCCGCCGCCGTCGGCCAGTCGTACCTGATGCGCTGCTACGACGAAGGGATGCGCCGCCGCGGCCGCAACGCCGCCCAGCTCCTGCTGACCCACGAGGACTTCGACGGCCGCGCCCGCTACCTCAACATGCGCAACACGCTCCACGCGCTGTTCGAGTGGGACGCCGTGCCGATCATCAACGAGAACGACACCATCAGCGTCGACGAGATCAAGTTCGGCGACAACGACCGCCTGGCCGCCATGGTCGCCAACCTGATCCAGGCCCCGCTCCTGGTCATCCTCAGCGTCGTCGACGGCCTCTACCTGACCGACCCGGCCCAGCCCGGACCGGCCGAGGTCGTCTCGTGCGTCCCCCAGATCGACGACGAGGTGATGGGCCTGGCCTGCGGCGGCCGCAGCGCCCTGGGGACCGGCGGCATGCAGAGCAAGCTGACCTCGGCCCGACTCGTCACCCAGGCGGGCGGCTCGGTCGTCATCGCCTCGGGGACGCGTCCCGAGCCCCTGACCCGGATCCTCGCCGGCGAGGAGGTGGGGACCCTCTTTCTGGCCCACGGCAACAGCCACTCCGCCCGCAAACGCTGGATCGGCCTGGCGGCACGGCCGAAAGGCCGCCTCGTCGTCGACGCCGGCGCCCGGAAGGCGCTGGAGACGGGAATGAAGAGCCTGCTGGCGATCGGGATCGTCGACGTCGTCGGCGACTTCGAGAAGGGGGACGTGGTCGCCGTCGTCGACCCCGAGGGCCGCGAGTTCGCCCGCGGCCTCTCCAACTACGGCGCGGCCGACGCCCGGGCCGTCCGCGGCCGACACACCCTGGAAGCCCGCCTGCTGCTGGGGTCGTCGATCTACGACGAGATCGTCCACCGCGACAACCTCCTGCTGATCGTCTGA
- a CDS encoding NADH-quinone oxidoreductase subunit A codes for MSTDFTPIFLFLAIAVGTGLSMLVLSALLGPRKRTQVKQMPYESGMDPIGDARQRFDVRFYLVAIAFLLFDVELLYLYPWAVSQWSADPALAAATGGSPLLAGIPPIFRAMVFWEIMVFVAILTAAFAYAWKKGVFEWR; via the coding sequence ATGAGCACCGACTTCACGCCGATCTTCCTGTTCCTGGCGATCGCCGTCGGCACCGGGCTGAGCATGCTGGTGCTGAGCGCCTTGCTGGGGCCTCGCAAGCGGACGCAGGTCAAGCAGATGCCGTACGAGTCGGGCATGGACCCGATCGGCGACGCCCGCCAGCGGTTCGACGTCCGCTTCTACCTGGTCGCGATCGCCTTCCTGCTGTTCGACGTCGAGCTGCTGTACCTGTACCCGTGGGCCGTGAGCCAGTGGAGCGCCGACCCGGCGCTCGCGGCCGCGACCGGCGGGTCGCCGCTGCTCGCCGGCATCCCGCCGATCTTCCGGGCGATGGTCTTCTGGGAAATCATGGTGTTCGTGGCGATCCTGACGGCGGCCTTCGCCTACGCCTGGAAGAAGGGGGTCTTCGAATGGCGCTGA
- a CDS encoding NADH-quinone oxidoreductase subunit B, translating into MTTMDSVVSWCRKHSLWPMPFATACCGIELMAVGASRFDLARFGAEVMRFSPRQCDLMIVAGRVAMKMMPVLQRIWLQMPEPKWCISMGACASTGGIFDTYAVVQGVDRFIPVDVYIPGCPPRPEQILRAVMDLQAKVQRGGTTFGNEGLAELRAREKYILAQREAAPGAGIADERGDEDRFGYRLPGGPAQLGLEETR; encoded by the coding sequence ATGACGACGATGGACTCGGTCGTGAGCTGGTGCCGCAAGCACAGCCTCTGGCCGATGCCCTTCGCCACCGCCTGCTGCGGCATCGAGCTGATGGCCGTCGGCGCCAGCCGCTTCGACCTGGCCCGGTTCGGGGCCGAGGTCATGCGGTTCAGCCCCCGGCAGTGCGACCTGATGATCGTCGCCGGCCGCGTGGCCATGAAGATGATGCCGGTCCTCCAGCGGATCTGGCTGCAGATGCCCGAGCCCAAGTGGTGCATCAGCATGGGCGCGTGCGCCAGCACCGGCGGCATCTTCGACACGTACGCGGTGGTGCAGGGGGTCGACCGGTTCATCCCGGTGGACGTCTACATCCCCGGCTGCCCGCCCCGGCCCGAGCAGATCCTGCGGGCCGTGATGGACCTGCAGGCCAAGGTCCAGCGGGGCGGCACGACCTTCGGCAACGAGGGGCTCGCCGAGCTGCGGGCCCGCGAGAAGTACATCCTGGCCCAGCGCGAGGCCGCCCCCGGCGCCGGCATCGCCGACGAGCGCGGCGACGAGGACCGCTTCGGCTACCGCCTACCCGGCGGCCCGGCGCAGCTCGGCCTCGAGGAGACCCGATGA
- a CDS encoding NADH-quinone oxidoreductase subunit C: MSTAATPSADVAADAAILSALTASLGDGAFTVARFRDNIRIHVTPERLIEVLTALKTRCGCVYLAELGGADYLKYPGRSGTRFEVHYVLRNLDTSGKIVVKAGVDDPDPTLPSVYSLWPGADWMEREVFDMYGIRFEGHPDLRRILMPDEFTAFPLRKDYPLRGRGERHNFPKLTREES; encoded by the coding sequence ATGAGCACCGCCGCCACGCCCTCCGCCGACGTCGCCGCCGACGCCGCGATCCTTTCGGCCCTGACCGCGAGCCTCGGCGACGGCGCCTTCACCGTCGCCCGCTTCCGCGACAACATCCGGATCCATGTGACGCCCGAGCGGCTGATCGAGGTCCTCACGGCCCTCAAGACCCGGTGCGGCTGCGTCTACCTGGCCGAGCTGGGCGGGGCCGACTACCTGAAGTACCCGGGCCGTTCCGGGACCCGTTTCGAGGTCCACTACGTCCTGCGGAACCTCGACACCTCGGGCAAGATCGTGGTCAAGGCGGGCGTCGACGACCCCGACCCCACGCTGCCCTCGGTCTATTCCCTCTGGCCCGGCGCGGACTGGATGGAGCGCGAGGTCTTCGACATGTACGGCATCCGGTTCGAGGGCCATCCCGACCTCCGCCGCATCCTCATGCCCGACGAGTTCACCGCCTTCCCGCTCCGCAAGGACTACCCCCTCCGCGGCCGGGGCGAGCGCCACAACTTCCCCAAGCTGACCCGCGAAGAGTCCTGA
- the nuoD gene encoding NADH dehydrogenase (quinone) subunit D codes for MPAPLLDEPELDSEAKQATWTLNFGPQHPATHTTLRLILELDGERIVKATPHIGYLHSGFEKLGEHLNYNQYVTIVDRKNYISPPMNEVAWHHAVEKLMGLELTPRCQYIRVIIGELARISDHLLCTGAAALDLGAFTAFLYAFNLREQIYDVYEEMSGYRFHPGYTRVGGLLYDFNDRVLDKIRKVLHSFPQVFGDMSKLLFRNRIFLDRMRGVGYLSKADAIAYSCAGPVARGSGVHYDLRKDAPYLAYPDFDFEVPYCEEGDCWARFMVRMEEMRQSVSIIQQAMAKLPTGPVNLPIAEKLNLPDKATTYNSMEGLIQHFELVMPNRGFETPVEEIYAAVEGPNGELGYYLVADGTEFAWRVRTRPPSFIHFSVFPHIIKNHMLADVVAVLGSLSIIAAELDR; via the coding sequence ATGCCGGCCCCCCTGCTCGACGAGCCCGAACTGGATTCCGAGGCCAAGCAGGCCACCTGGACCCTCAACTTCGGCCCCCAGCACCCCGCCACGCACACGACGCTGCGGCTGATCCTGGAGCTGGACGGCGAGCGGATCGTCAAGGCCACGCCCCACATCGGCTACCTGCACTCGGGCTTCGAGAAGCTCGGCGAGCACCTGAACTACAACCAGTACGTCACGATCGTCGACCGCAAGAACTACATCAGCCCGCCGATGAACGAGGTGGCCTGGCACCACGCGGTCGAGAAGCTGATGGGCCTGGAGCTGACCCCCCGCTGCCAGTACATCCGGGTGATCATCGGCGAGCTGGCGCGGATCTCCGACCACCTCCTCTGCACGGGGGCCGCGGCCCTCGACCTGGGGGCGTTCACGGCCTTCCTCTACGCGTTCAACCTCCGCGAGCAGATCTACGACGTCTACGAGGAGATGTCGGGCTACCGCTTCCACCCCGGCTACACCCGGGTCGGCGGCCTGCTCTACGACTTCAACGACCGCGTGCTCGATAAGATCCGCAAGGTCCTGCACTCGTTCCCCCAGGTCTTCGGGGACATGAGCAAGCTCCTCTTCCGCAACCGGATCTTCCTGGACCGGATGCGGGGCGTGGGCTACCTGAGCAAGGCCGACGCCATCGCCTACTCGTGCGCCGGGCCGGTCGCCCGCGGCAGCGGCGTCCACTACGACCTCCGCAAGGACGCCCCCTACCTCGCCTACCCCGACTTCGATTTCGAGGTCCCGTACTGCGAGGAGGGCGACTGCTGGGCCCGGTTCATGGTCCGCATGGAGGAGATGCGGCAGAGCGTGAGCATCATCCAGCAGGCCATGGCCAAGCTCCCCACGGGGCCGGTCAACCTGCCGATCGCCGAGAAGCTGAACCTTCCCGACAAGGCGACGACCTACAACAGCATGGAGGGCCTGATCCAGCACTTCGAGCTGGTCATGCCCAACCGCGGCTTCGAGACTCCCGTCGAGGAGATCTACGCGGCCGTCGAGGGCCCGAACGGCGAGCTGGGGTATTACCTGGTGGCCGACGGGACGGAGTTCGCCTGGCGGGTCCGCACCCGGCCGCCGTCGTTCATCCACTTCTCGGTCTTCCCGCACATCATCAAGAACCACATGCTCGCCGACGTCGTGGCCGTCCTGGGGAGCCTGAGCATCATCGCCGCCGAGCTCGACCGCTGA
- a CDS encoding NADH-quinone oxidoreductase subunit NuoE family protein, with product MPAEAPSRPPLPQPQRIAILTEPLKEKIRSLFPRYPSKRAVTLPALHLVHEHLRCVPFQAMAEIAEILEITPAEVHDTMSFYGFFPQAPLGDVRVWVCRSISCMLRGGDELLEHACHRLGIHPGETTPDGKITVEFAECLGICDHAPAALADDGRVYGPLDEAGVDAMLDELKLGRKDDPPRV from the coding sequence ATGCCAGCCGAAGCACCGTCCCGACCGCCGCTACCGCAGCCGCAACGGATCGCGATCCTCACGGAGCCGCTGAAGGAGAAGATCCGTTCCCTCTTCCCGCGCTACCCGAGCAAGCGGGCCGTGACGCTGCCGGCGCTGCACCTGGTCCACGAGCACCTGCGCTGCGTCCCCTTCCAGGCGATGGCCGAGATCGCCGAGATCTTGGAGATCACGCCGGCCGAAGTCCACGACACGATGAGCTTCTACGGCTTCTTCCCCCAGGCCCCGCTGGGCGACGTCCGGGTCTGGGTCTGCCGCTCGATCTCGTGCATGCTCCGGGGCGGCGACGAGCTGCTGGAGCACGCCTGCCACCGCCTGGGGATCCACCCCGGCGAGACCACCCCCGACGGCAAGATCACCGTCGAGTTCGCCGAGTGCCTGGGGATCTGCGACCACGCGCCGGCGGCCCTGGCCGACGACGGCCGGGTGTACGGCCCCCTGGACGAGGCGGGCGTCGACGCCATGCTCGACGAGCTGAAGCTCGGCCGCAAGGACGACCCGCCGCGGGTCTGA
- the nuoF gene encoding NADH-quinone oxidoreductase subunit NuoF: protein MAKFDPVLSRNWNVPDAHTLKVYESRGGYQAARKALTTMDPDAVVNLVKDSELRGRGGAGFPCGLKWTFLPKDRKETLMCVNGDESEPATFNNRYLLELDPHMFLEGILISCFATRASTAYAYLRFEYIKGAKILEEAIAEARAAGHLGKNIYGTGFNLDVWVHRGAGAYICGEETGLIESLEGKRGWPRIKPPFPAIEGAFRKPTVVNNVETLCCVPHIVERGAAWFKSIGTPKSYGPKLYTVSGHVEKQVCVELPLGVTCRELIDEHAGGVWKGRKAKAAVPGGISMGLLSADELDTPLDFESLRKPGCLGLGTAAVTVIDDHTPIIDYLVNTARFFAHESCGQCTPCREGTGWMNKTIHRIKNGGGRVEDLDVMLHLANNLGIIPGTTICGLADGAAWPIKNALAKFRPELEEYIRTHQTPGAGPTPLQLDIAAGRRVDLVQLAPAIAAAAPPAAALHSPGRPSA from the coding sequence GTGGCCAAGTTCGACCCCGTCCTCAGCCGCAACTGGAACGTCCCCGACGCCCACACGCTCAAGGTCTACGAGTCGCGCGGGGGATATCAGGCCGCGCGCAAGGCGTTGACGACGATGGACCCCGACGCCGTCGTCAACCTCGTCAAGGACTCCGAGCTGCGGGGCCGCGGCGGCGCGGGCTTCCCCTGCGGCCTGAAGTGGACCTTCCTGCCGAAGGACCGCAAAGAGACGCTGATGTGCGTCAACGGCGACGAGAGCGAGCCGGCGACGTTCAACAACCGCTACCTCCTGGAACTGGACCCCCACATGTTCCTGGAGGGGATCCTGATCTCCTGCTTCGCCACCCGGGCCTCGACGGCCTACGCCTACCTGCGGTTCGAGTACATCAAGGGCGCCAAGATCCTCGAAGAGGCGATCGCCGAGGCCCGCGCCGCGGGGCACCTCGGGAAGAACATCTACGGCACCGGCTTCAACCTCGACGTCTGGGTCCACCGCGGGGCGGGGGCCTACATCTGCGGCGAGGAGACGGGCCTGATCGAGAGCCTGGAAGGCAAGCGGGGCTGGCCCCGGATCAAGCCGCCGTTCCCGGCCATCGAGGGCGCCTTCCGCAAGCCGACGGTCGTCAACAACGTCGAGACCCTCTGCTGCGTGCCGCACATCGTCGAGCGCGGGGCGGCCTGGTTCAAGTCGATCGGCACGCCCAAGAGCTACGGCCCCAAGCTGTACACGGTCTCGGGCCACGTCGAGAAGCAGGTCTGCGTCGAGCTGCCCCTGGGCGTCACCTGCCGCGAGCTGATCGACGAGCACGCCGGCGGCGTCTGGAAGGGCCGCAAGGCCAAGGCGGCGGTCCCCGGCGGCATCAGCATGGGCCTGCTCTCGGCCGACGAGCTGGACACCCCGCTCGACTTCGAGAGCCTCCGCAAGCCCGGCTGCCTGGGCCTGGGGACGGCCGCCGTGACCGTGATCGACGACCACACGCCGATCATCGACTACCTGGTCAACACGGCCCGCTTCTTCGCCCACGAGAGCTGCGGCCAGTGCACCCCCTGCCGCGAGGGGACCGGCTGGATGAACAAGACGATCCACCGCATCAAGAACGGCGGCGGCCGGGTCGAAGACCTCGACGTCATGCTCCACCTGGCGAACAACCTGGGGATCATCCCGGGCACGACCATCTGCGGCCTCGCCGACGGCGCCGCCTGGCCGATCAAGAACGCCCTGGCCAAGTTCCGCCCCGAGCTGGAGGAGTACATCCGGACCCACCAGACGCCGGGCGCCGGGCCCACGCCGCTCCAGCTCGACATCGCCGCCGGCCGCCGGGTCGACCTCGTCCAGCTCGCGCCCGCGATCGCCGCCGCGGCCCCGCCGGCCGCCGCCCTCCACTCCCCGGGGCGGCCTTCCGCCTGA